The following coding sequences lie in one Aspergillus luchuensis IFO 4308 DNA, chromosome 8, nearly complete sequence genomic window:
- a CDS encoding uncharacterized protein (COG:S;~EggNog:ENOG410PU94;~InterPro:IPR036964,IPR023578;~go_function: GO:0005085 - guanyl-nucleotide exchange factor activity [Evidence IEA];~go_process: GO:0007264 - small GTPase mediated signal transduction [Evidence IEA]): protein MSAYSPSASVPFPGTGQPAYLELFPSGEVPQTFFTYRWWEDEATTVFWAFDPYEIKRVIRFGLFRDSNLPRKSLQKRDPQAITAFLYSLVEPHETAFIDNLSHYQKVEEIIRRCQISGPPLEPWSWLPTKRDSDMPSIAIAEAIDTESHLHFTRISFEELVRYFLGYRAHSVEWFLQQHTALYIHLLNYLQMFPEELGKYKEVEQHLQTRSPFAHRAVNRCLHALRQPVPASTPYPGFQFIAAPIQQLFKEHLPSLKAVLLELSVLGVRFTRTYVHAREMNWTKPFSVEIPLLDELDLTNPAPALDFAKATTALDEEYFSGLSQKSFVEPDAIIKRLLVLWELRSLEVWECCTGLPDMIGYIQEIVEALYTYRNYHSFTAILSGLYKYSTSNPTFTHTDSATNRMTLTPVLPPALACLLDPTENFVAYRQEFQTSPGLPFLFPHIREYQQHGPPALHQLFQQLQRQVPTN from the exons ATGTCTGCGTATTCACCTTCGGCCAGCGTGCCGTTCCCAGGCACAGGACAGCCGGCCTACCTGGAACTGTTTCCCTCGGGCGAGGTTCCCCAGACCTTCTTCACGTATCGCTGGTGGGAGGACGAGGCCACCACTGTGTTCTGGGCCTTTGATCCCTATGAGATCAAGCGGGTGATTCGATTCGGACTCTTTCGAGACAGCAACCTCCCGCGAAAGTCTCTTCAGAAACGTGATCCCCAAGCCATTACCGCGTTTCTCTACTCGCTCGTGGAGCCGCACGAGACGGCATTCATCGACAACCTGTCCCATTATCAGAAGGTCGAGGAAATTATTCGACGATGTCAGATCTCCGGTCCTCCACTCGAGCCTTGGAGCTGGCTTCCTACCAAGCGGGACAGTGACATGCCCTCGATAGCAATCGCAGAAGCCATCGACACGGAGAGTCATCTGCATTTCACACGGATTTCGTTTGAGGAGCTCGTCCGCTACTTCTTGGGCTACCGAGCACACTCGGTAGAGTGGTTTTTACAACAACATACGGCGCTGTATATCCACTTGCTCAACTATTTGCAAATGTttccggaggagctgggGAAGTACAAAGAGGTGGAACAG CATCTTCAGACTCGCAGCCCATTCGCCCACCGTGCCGTGAACCGGTGCCTACACGCCCTGAGACAGCCAGTACCAGCCAGCACACCGTACCCGGGCTTCCAATTCATCGCAGCGCCTATCCAGCAGCTATTCAAGGAGCATCTGCCGAGTCTAAAGGCGGTTCTACTTGAGCTCTCGGTATTGGGGGTACGGTTCACCCGAACATACGTTCACGCCCGGGAGATGAACTGGACGAAGCCATTTTCGGTCGAAATTCCCTTGCTTGACGAGCTGGATTTGACGAACCCAGCACCGGCTCTCGATTTCGCCAaggccaccaccgccctcgaCGAAGAATACTTCTCCGGATTGAGTCAAAAGAGCTTCGTGGAGCCAGACGCCATAATCAAGCGACTTCTAGTGCTATGGGAGCTACGAAGCCTGGAAGTGTGGGAATGTTGCACGGGACTACCAGACATGATAGGCTACATTCAGGAAATTGTCGAG GCCCTCTACACCTACCGCAATTACCACTCGTTCACGGCGATTCTCAGCGGTCTGTACAAATACAGCACGTCCAACCCGACCTTCACACACACGGACAGCGCCACCAACCGGATGACACTGACTCCGGTGCTGCCCCCTGCACTAGCGTGCCTGCTGGACCCAACGGAGAACTTTGTGGCCTACCGACAGGAGTTCCAAACGTCGCCGGgcctccctttcctcttcccgcaCATTAGGGAGTACCAACAGCACGGCCCGCCAGCCCTGCACCAACTGTTTCAGCAATTGCAACGTCAGGTACCCACCAACTAG